The DNA region ACACCAACTACGCGGGCTTCGCCGCGACCGCTTCGCTCAAACTGGCGCCGGTAACCTGTCTGGCCGAGACCGGCTTCGCTCTGCCGGGCAGGGAGGAGTTCGAGAAGGTACTGACCAAGAAGACGCGGGCGGTGATCTACTCGAGCCCGGGCAACCCAACCGGCGCGGTTTACACCGGTCAGGAACTGGAGATGCTCGCGGGGTTCTGCCGCGACCACGGACTCTATCTCATCGGCGACGAGGCGTACCGCGAGTTCATCTACGATTCCGATACCACGCACGTGAGCGTGATGAACCTTGCCGGCATCGAGGACCGGGCGATACTGGTCGACAGCGTGTCCAAGCGCTATAGTGCCTGCGGGGCGCGCGTCGGCTGCCTGGTCAGCCGGAACAAGGAACTCGTCGCCGCCGGGCTCAAGTTCGGCCAGGCGCGGCTCTGCCCGCCGACCGTGGACCAGCTCGCGGCGATGGCGGCGGTGAACGTGCCGGCCCGCTACTTCGAAGAGATGCGCCACGAGTACATGTGCCGCCGGGACGTGGTCTGCGCGGCGATCGCCAAGATCCCGGGCGCCCTGTGCGTCAAGCCTCGCGGCGCCTTCTACGTAGTCGCCCGGCTGCCGATTGACGACGGCGAGAGGTTTGCCTCATTCATGCTCAACGAATTCCAGCTAGACGGCGAGACGGTGATGGTCGCGCCGGCCGATGGGTTCTACGCGACCCC from candidate division WOR-3 bacterium includes:
- a CDS encoding pyridoxal phosphate-dependent aminotransferase, which produces MSQVRLSRRAIEMPASPIRRLVPLADRAKARGVKVYHLNIGQPDIETPVEMMDGYRNVNVKVLSYGPSQGLKEYIDALVRYYRGVGINVEPADILVATGGSEAISFAFDAVADPGDEVIVPEPFYTNYAGFAATASLKLAPVTCLAETGFALPGREEFEKVLTKKTRAVIYSSPGNPTGAVYTGQELEMLAGFCRDHGLYLIGDEAYREFIYDSDTTHVSVMNLAGIEDRAILVDSVSKRYSACGARVGCLVSRNKELVAAGLKFGQARLCPPTVDQLAAMAAVNVPARYFEEMRHEYMCRRDVVCAAIAKIPGALCVKPRGAFYVVARLPIDDGERFASFMLNEFQLDGETVMVAPADGFYATPGKGKDEVRIAYVLNCLDLDQAMKILAAGVEEYNQKK